A genomic segment from Actinoplanes sichuanensis encodes:
- a CDS encoding AraC family transcriptional regulator — MDEYAHARPAPVLRPHVAFYSGYRQRGLAPATHRGLPSPYLTLIFTLDDPLVIAAHPDPGQAPGRYRALLGGLHLTPALISHDGSQSGVQVAVRPEGCRALLGRPAAEVANLDVDAAAVFGRVFVEEVRERLSEAPDWPARFAVLDRALGGRLRDSTGPELVTHAFHLVSDGVPVAEAAERIGWSGRHLTDRFRAELGIRPKEAARIARFDRARRAVRPGVRLADVAAAHGYADQSHLVRDFQAFAGCAPSRWLADEFGFVQA; from the coding sequence ATGGACGAGTACGCGCACGCCCGCCCGGCCCCGGTGCTGCGCCCGCACGTCGCGTTCTACTCCGGCTACCGGCAGCGCGGTCTCGCCCCGGCCACTCACCGGGGCCTGCCGTCGCCCTATCTCACACTGATCTTCACGCTGGACGATCCTCTGGTCATCGCCGCCCATCCCGATCCGGGACAGGCTCCCGGGCGGTACCGTGCGCTCCTCGGCGGCTTGCACCTCACCCCGGCCCTGATCAGCCACGACGGCAGCCAGTCCGGAGTGCAGGTGGCGGTCCGGCCGGAAGGCTGCCGGGCACTGCTCGGGCGGCCCGCCGCGGAAGTGGCGAACCTCGACGTGGACGCCGCCGCCGTCTTCGGTCGGGTGTTCGTCGAGGAGGTCCGGGAACGGCTGTCCGAGGCGCCGGACTGGCCGGCCCGATTCGCCGTCCTCGACCGGGCGCTCGGCGGGCGGCTGCGCGACAGCACCGGCCCGGAGCTCGTGACGCACGCGTTCCACCTGGTCAGCGACGGTGTGCCGGTCGCTGAGGCGGCCGAGCGGATCGGCTGGAGCGGACGTCATCTGACCGACCGGTTCCGCGCCGAACTCGGCATCCGGCCCAAGGAGGCCGCCCGGATCGCCCGATTCGACCGGGCTCGCCGTGCGGTCCGGCCCGGTGTCCGGCTCGCCGACGTGGCCGCCGCGCACGGCTATGCCGACCAGTCCCACCTGGTCCGCGACTTCCAGGCGTTCGCCGGCTGCGCCCCGTCGCGCTGGCTGGCCGACGAGTTCGGTTTCGTCCAGGCCTGA